In one window of Pseudoalteromonas espejiana DSM 9414 DNA:
- a CDS encoding enoyl-CoA hydratase/isomerase family protein: protein MSDLTLLNNADDPVLFETATAANGSLIGVITLNVPKALNALNFDMIKLLKPQLRAWQDDDAIAMVLLKGAGDKAFCAGGDVVSLHHAMAQGKPTSLVEEFFTLEYKLDYLIHTFDKPILVWGNGIVMGGGLGLMAGASHRVVTETSRIAMPEQTIGLYPDVGGSYFLDKMPHSVGLFLGLTSASINCEDARFVSLADHFIDSTKYDDMLAQILAAKWGKTASLNHERLTKLLTDLDNQSARMPKGNIKANLATIQKLAEFNTLQEQVDYILGLSTDDKWLQRAQKSLKHGCPLSCALVSEQLKASKGKSLLACFKMELGMSVRAGEVGEFQEGVRALLIDKDGAPNWQYKTLSDVPQTIIESFFANRFGENHPLNGLHTPSHT from the coding sequence ATGAGTGATTTAACGTTATTAAATAATGCAGACGACCCCGTGCTATTTGAAACGGCAACCGCAGCAAACGGCAGCTTAATTGGGGTTATTACACTCAACGTACCAAAAGCATTAAACGCACTTAATTTTGACATGATCAAATTACTCAAGCCGCAGTTGCGCGCTTGGCAAGACGATGATGCTATTGCAATGGTGTTGTTAAAAGGCGCTGGCGATAAAGCCTTTTGCGCTGGTGGCGATGTAGTTAGCCTGCACCATGCAATGGCGCAAGGTAAACCAACAAGCCTAGTTGAAGAGTTTTTTACGCTTGAGTACAAACTTGATTACCTTATTCATACCTTTGATAAACCAATCCTTGTTTGGGGGAACGGCATAGTAATGGGGGGCGGTTTAGGCCTAATGGCAGGTGCTAGCCACCGCGTAGTAACCGAAACGTCGCGCATTGCCATGCCAGAGCAAACCATAGGCTTATACCCAGATGTAGGGGGCAGTTACTTTTTAGATAAAATGCCACACAGTGTAGGGCTATTTTTAGGATTAACGTCGGCTTCTATTAATTGTGAAGATGCGCGCTTTGTATCGCTTGCCGATCACTTTATCGACAGCACTAAATATGATGACATGCTAGCGCAAATTTTAGCTGCTAAGTGGGGCAAAACTGCAAGCTTAAATCATGAGCGTTTAACTAAATTATTAACCGATTTAGATAACCAATCTGCCCGTATGCCAAAAGGTAATATTAAAGCTAACTTAGCAACCATTCAAAAATTAGCTGAATTTAATACGCTACAAGAACAGGTTGATTATATTTTAGGCCTAAGTACTGACGATAAATGGCTGCAACGTGCTCAAAAGTCACTTAAGCATGGTTGCCCATTAAGTTGTGCTCTGGTTAGTGAGCAATTAAAAGCCAGTAAAGGCAAAAGCTTATTAGCGTGTTTTAAAATGGAGCTGGGTATGTCGGTTCGCGCTGGTGAAGTTGGTGAATTTCAAGAAGGCGTAAGAGCGCTACTAATAGATAAAGACGGCGCGCCAAATTGGCAATACAAAACACTGAGTGATGTACCACAAACAATAATAGAGAGCTTTTTTGCTAACAGATTTGGCGAAAACCACCCACTCAATGGCCTACACACGCCATCACACACATAA
- a CDS encoding acyl-CoA dehydrogenase family protein produces MDFNLSEDQQAFAETARQFAESELAPHAAKWDREHIFPKDTIKAAGELGFCGLYTPEEAGGLGLSRLDSSIIFEQLAMGCTATTAMLTIHNMATWMVASFGTDAVKDTYVEQLVMGELLASYCLTEPGSGSDAASLKTKAVLEGDEYVINGSKMFISGAGETEVLVVMARTGGEGAAGISAFVVPADAKGVEYGKAEEKMGWNAQPTRLISFEDVRIPAHNLLGKEGEGFKFAMQGLDGGRINIATCSIGTAQAALNTAKEYLKERTQFGKPLAAFQALQFKIADMNTELVAARQMVRLAAFKLDTGDCEKTTYCAMAKRFATDVGFNVCNDALQIHGGYGYIKEYPLERHVRDVRVHQILEGTNEIMRVIIARRILAESASDVL; encoded by the coding sequence ATGGACTTTAACTTATCAGAAGATCAACAAGCCTTTGCAGAAACTGCACGCCAATTTGCCGAATCAGAACTTGCCCCACATGCAGCAAAGTGGGATCGCGAGCATATTTTTCCTAAAGATACGATTAAAGCCGCAGGCGAGCTTGGTTTTTGTGGTTTATACACGCCAGAGGAAGCCGGCGGCCTTGGTTTATCACGTTTAGATTCAAGCATTATATTTGAGCAGCTTGCTATGGGCTGTACTGCTACAACGGCCATGTTAACCATACATAATATGGCGACCTGGATGGTGGCAAGTTTTGGTACCGACGCAGTTAAAGACACATACGTAGAACAATTAGTAATGGGCGAGCTACTTGCCTCTTATTGTTTAACAGAGCCTGGCTCGGGCTCAGATGCGGCATCACTAAAAACAAAAGCCGTACTTGAGGGTGATGAGTACGTTATTAACGGATCAAAAATGTTTATATCGGGCGCGGGCGAAACCGAAGTATTAGTGGTAATGGCGCGCACTGGTGGCGAAGGCGCTGCGGGTATTTCGGCATTTGTAGTCCCGGCCGATGCAAAAGGCGTTGAATACGGTAAAGCAGAAGAAAAAATGGGTTGGAACGCACAGCCAACACGCTTAATTAGTTTTGAAGATGTACGTATACCGGCGCATAACTTATTAGGTAAAGAAGGTGAAGGCTTTAAATTTGCCATGCAAGGCCTAGATGGTGGGCGCATTAATATTGCCACATGTTCAATTGGTACAGCACAAGCTGCGCTAAACACGGCAAAAGAGTACTTAAAAGAGCGCACTCAATTTGGTAAGCCACTGGCTGCGTTTCAGGCTTTGCAATTTAAAATTGCAGATATGAATACCGAACTTGTAGCTGCGCGCCAAATGGTAAGGCTTGCGGCATTTAAACTTGATACCGGTGATTGCGAAAAAACGACTTACTGCGCCATGGCTAAACGTTTTGCGACCGATGTTGGCTTTAACGTGTGTAACGATGCACTGCAAATTCATGGTGGTTACGGTTACATAAAAGAATACCCGCTTGAGCGCCATGTACGTGATGTGCGCGTTCATCAAATTTTAGAAGGCACAAACGAAATTATGCGCGTAATTATAGCGCGCCGTATTTTAGCTGAATCTGCAAGCGACGTTTTATAA
- a CDS encoding CoA-acylating methylmalonate-semialdehyde dehydrogenase encodes MHQVPLLINGEFVQSASKELIDVINPANQEVLAQVPCTTDSEMDAAIASASETFKTWKDVPITERARIMMKYAALLKEHHDELATIICHELGKTFEDAKGDVWRGIEVVEQAANAPSLMMGETMENVARKIDTYSYMQPLGVCAGVTPFNFPAMIPLWMFPLAIVCGNTFILKPSEQDPLTPMRLAELFIEAGAPKGVLQVVHGTKPQVDRLLEDKAVRAISFVGSCGVGAYIYSKGTQNLKRVQACVGAKNHMVIMPDASKSHVVNNLVGASVGAAGQRCMGISVAVFVGQASEWVDEIKAGFENVRPGVWDDKDAAYGPQTSKAAKERILSHIASGKEQGATCLIDGSHFTVKGYEQGNWVGPTLFTDVTKEMDLYKEEIFGPVLACMFVDTLEEAIALINESPYGNGTSLFTSSGAVARKFQHEIEVGQVGINVPIPVPLPFFSFTGWKGSFYGDTHTYGKQGIRFYTETKTITSRWFEDDIASGPNMSINLK; translated from the coding sequence ATGCACCAAGTTCCACTACTTATAAATGGCGAATTTGTTCAGTCGGCTTCTAAAGAGCTTATTGATGTAATTAACCCCGCAAATCAAGAAGTACTTGCACAAGTTCCATGTACTACCGACTCAGAAATGGATGCAGCTATTGCCTCGGCCTCAGAAACGTTTAAAACGTGGAAAGACGTTCCAATTACCGAGCGTGCCCGCATTATGATGAAATACGCGGCGCTATTAAAAGAGCACCACGATGAGCTTGCAACCATTATTTGCCACGAACTAGGTAAAACGTTTGAAGATGCAAAAGGCGATGTGTGGCGCGGTATTGAAGTAGTAGAACAAGCTGCAAATGCACCATCATTAATGATGGGCGAAACAATGGAAAACGTTGCCCGCAAAATAGATACCTACTCTTACATGCAGCCCCTTGGCGTTTGTGCGGGCGTTACTCCGTTTAACTTTCCGGCGATGATCCCACTTTGGATGTTTCCGCTGGCTATTGTATGTGGTAATACCTTTATTTTAAAACCGTCTGAGCAAGACCCACTTACACCTATGCGTTTAGCTGAGCTATTTATTGAAGCCGGCGCACCAAAAGGCGTATTACAAGTTGTACACGGTACAAAACCACAAGTAGACCGCCTACTAGAAGATAAAGCCGTACGTGCTATTTCGTTTGTAGGTTCGTGTGGCGTAGGTGCGTATATTTATTCTAAAGGCACACAAAACCTTAAACGCGTGCAAGCGTGTGTGGGTGCTAAAAACCACATGGTTATAATGCCAGATGCGAGTAAATCGCACGTTGTAAATAACCTGGTTGGCGCATCGGTTGGTGCCGCAGGCCAGCGCTGCATGGGTATTTCGGTTGCTGTGTTTGTAGGCCAAGCAAGCGAGTGGGTTGATGAAATAAAAGCAGGTTTTGAAAACGTACGCCCAGGCGTGTGGGATGATAAAGACGCAGCCTACGGCCCACAAACATCAAAAGCCGCAAAAGAGCGTATTTTATCGCATATAGCAAGCGGTAAAGAGCAAGGCGCCACGTGTTTAATTGATGGCTCACACTTTACAGTAAAAGGATACGAGCAAGGTAACTGGGTTGGCCCAACACTATTTACCGACGTTACAAAAGAGATGGATTTATACAAAGAAGAAATTTTTGGTCCTGTGCTTGCCTGTATGTTTGTAGATACGTTAGAGGAGGCTATTGCCCTTATTAACGAAAGCCCATACGGTAACGGTACATCACTATTTACCTCAAGTGGTGCTGTTGCGCGTAAATTCCAACACGAAATAGAAGTAGGGCAAGTGGGTATTAATGTGCCTATTCCGGTGCCGCTGCCGTTTTTCTCGTTTACAGGTTGGAAAGGCTCGTTTTACGGCGATACGCATACCTACGGTAAGCAAGGTATACGTTTTTACACAGAAACTAAAACCATTACCTCACGTTGGTTTGAAGACGACATTGCTTCAGGTCCAAATATGAGCATTAATTTAAAATAA
- a CDS encoding MerR family transcriptional regulator — MKPDNQTNFASSANVPGSNEQTFSISDLAKEFDITTRSIRFYEDQGLVSPERNGQTRIYSKRDKVRLKLILRGKRLGFTLAETGRLFELYDADKSSAKQLVTMLDLIAEKKADLSQQMDDIKVVLMELVTAERRCRDTLNKIDE, encoded by the coding sequence ATGAAACCAGATAACCAAACAAACTTTGCAAGTTCAGCCAACGTACCTGGCAGTAACGAACAAACCTTTAGCATTAGCGATTTAGCTAAAGAGTTTGATATTACTACCCGCTCTATTCGTTTTTACGAAGACCAAGGCTTAGTAAGCCCAGAGCGTAACGGCCAAACCCGTATTTATTCAAAGCGCGACAAAGTTCGCTTAAAACTTATATTACGCGGTAAACGCCTAGGCTTTACGCTTGCTGAAACAGGCCGTTTGTTTGAACTGTACGACGCCGATAAATCAAGCGCAAAACAGCTGGTGACTATGCTCGACTTAATAGCTGAGAAAAAAGCCGACCTTTCTCAACAAATGGACGACATAAAAGTTGTGCTTATGGAATTAGTGACAGCGGAGCGCCGCTGCAGAGACACACTCAATAAAATAGACGAGTAG
- a CDS encoding SDR family oxidoreductase: MEIKNNTVVITGGAQGLGFAMAQKFALMGANIALIDMAQELLNTACEKLTQLDGVSGTIKGYAANVTAESEVENVFNTINSDFGHIGVLINNAGILRDGMFIKAKDGKVVKKMSLEQFQSVIDVNLTGVFLAGREAASHMIESGKGGVIVNMSSVARAGNIGQTNYAASKAGVVALTTTWAKELGRFGIRVGAIAPGVISTAMTDAMKPEAKQRMLAVTPVGRLGESDEIAHTAQYIIENDFFTGRVVEIDGGIRL, encoded by the coding sequence GTGGAAATTAAAAATAACACGGTAGTAATAACCGGTGGCGCACAAGGCTTAGGCTTTGCAATGGCGCAAAAGTTTGCCCTTATGGGCGCTAACATTGCACTTATAGATATGGCGCAAGAGTTATTAAACACAGCGTGCGAAAAACTAACACAGCTGGACGGTGTATCTGGCACTATTAAAGGCTACGCTGCAAACGTAACCGCAGAGAGCGAAGTAGAAAACGTATTTAATACCATTAATAGCGATTTTGGCCACATTGGTGTGCTTATAAACAACGCCGGTATTTTACGCGACGGCATGTTTATTAAAGCCAAAGACGGCAAAGTGGTTAAAAAAATGTCCCTTGAGCAATTTCAATCAGTGATTGATGTAAATCTCACTGGCGTATTTTTAGCAGGGCGAGAAGCGGCAAGCCACATGATTGAATCAGGCAAAGGCGGCGTAATTGTTAATATGTCGAGCGTAGCGCGCGCAGGTAATATAGGACAAACAAACTACGCGGCATCAAAAGCAGGCGTAGTGGCACTTACCACCACATGGGCTAAAGAACTCGGCCGCTTTGGTATACGCGTAGGCGCTATTGCACCAGGTGTAATAAGCACCGCCATGACCGACGCCATGAAACCCGAAGCCAAACAGCGTATGCTTGCAGTCACACCCGTAGGGCGCTTAGGTGAAAGCGACGAAATTGCCCATACTGCACAATACATAATCGAAAACGACTTTTTTACCGGTCGCGTGGTAGAGATAGACGGCGGTATACGTTTGTAA
- a CDS encoding enoyl-CoA hydratase, with product MTQSKPCIELTTEGHVAILTMSNPPANTWTKDTLIDLKNKVNELNNNKNIYALVLTGEGEKFFSAGADLNVFASGDKGIAADMSRVFGEAFEALTNFTGVSVAAINGYAMGGGLEVALACDIRIAEEQAQMALPEAKVGLLPCAGGTQNLAWLVGEGWAKRMILCGERLKADKALQIGLVEEVVPQGESFAAALKLANQVSEQSPSSVSACKTLIQKGRHQPMASVLPLERELFVGLFDTQDQQEGVNAFLEKRRANWVNG from the coding sequence ATGACACAATCAAAGCCGTGTATTGAATTAACAACCGAAGGCCATGTTGCAATTTTAACTATGTCTAACCCGCCAGCTAATACCTGGACAAAAGACACCTTAATAGATTTAAAAAACAAAGTTAACGAGCTTAATAACAACAAAAATATTTATGCCTTAGTACTTACCGGCGAAGGCGAGAAATTTTTTAGCGCCGGTGCCGATTTAAACGTATTTGCCAGTGGCGATAAAGGTATAGCTGCTGATATGTCGCGTGTTTTTGGTGAAGCATTTGAAGCACTGACTAATTTTACAGGGGTGTCGGTTGCGGCCATTAATGGTTATGCCATGGGCGGCGGGCTAGAAGTGGCGCTTGCATGTGATATACGCATAGCAGAAGAGCAAGCACAAATGGCACTGCCAGAGGCAAAAGTGGGCTTATTACCATGCGCGGGTGGTACACAAAATTTAGCATGGCTTGTAGGTGAAGGCTGGGCAAAACGCATGATTTTATGCGGCGAGCGCTTAAAAGCCGATAAAGCCTTGCAAATAGGCTTAGTAGAAGAAGTAGTGCCACAAGGCGAAAGCTTTGCAGCGGCGTTAAAACTTGCCAACCAAGTAAGCGAACAAAGCCCAAGCTCAGTTTCTGCGTGTAAAACGCTTATACAAAAAGGGCGACATCAACCTATGGCTAGTGTATTACCACTTGAGCGTGAATTATTTGTTGGTTTATTTGATACACAAGATCAGCAAGAGGGTGTAAATGCCTTTTTAGAAAAACGCCGTGCTAATTGGGTAAACGGCTAA
- a CDS encoding isovaleryl-CoA dehydrogenase, with protein MSTISLYKEMNFGLGETADMIRDHVNSFASQEIAPLAEQTDIDNAFPNQLWPQMGEMGVLGMTVSEDFGGAGLGYLEHVIAMEEISRASASIGLSYGAHSNLCVNQINRNGNQAQKEKYLPKLISGEHIGALAMSEPNAGSDVVSMKLKAEKKGDKYILNGNKMWITNGPDAHTFVIYAKTDLNAGAKGITAFIVESSFAGFSTAQKLDKLGMRGSNTCELVFENCEVPEENILGNLNEGVKVLMSGLDYERVVLAAGPLGIMQACMDIVVPYIHERKQFDTPIGQFQLIQGKVADMYTQMNAARSYVYTVAKACDRGETTRKDAAGAILYAAELATKMALDAIQILGGNGYINEYATGRLLRDAKLYEIGAGTSEIRRMLIGRELFTESR; from the coding sequence ATGAGCACTATTTCACTTTATAAAGAGATGAACTTTGGCCTAGGCGAAACCGCCGATATGATCCGCGACCATGTAAATAGCTTTGCAAGCCAAGAAATTGCGCCACTGGCTGAGCAAACTGATATTGATAATGCGTTTCCTAATCAGCTTTGGCCGCAAATGGGCGAAATGGGTGTACTTGGTATGACCGTTTCTGAAGACTTTGGCGGTGCAGGCTTAGGTTACTTAGAGCATGTAATTGCAATGGAAGAAATTAGCCGTGCTAGTGCCTCAATTGGCTTAAGCTATGGTGCGCATTCAAACTTGTGTGTAAATCAAATTAACCGTAACGGTAATCAAGCACAAAAAGAAAAATACCTACCAAAACTAATTAGCGGCGAACACATTGGTGCCCTTGCCATGAGCGAGCCAAACGCAGGCTCTGACGTGGTATCGATGAAACTTAAAGCAGAGAAAAAAGGCGATAAGTACATTTTAAATGGTAATAAAATGTGGATCACCAATGGCCCCGACGCACACACATTTGTGATTTACGCAAAAACAGATTTAAACGCCGGCGCTAAAGGCATTACCGCATTTATTGTAGAAAGCAGCTTTGCTGGGTTCTCTACTGCGCAAAAGCTCGACAAGCTTGGCATGCGAGGCTCTAACACCTGTGAACTGGTGTTTGAAAACTGCGAAGTACCAGAAGAAAACATTTTAGGTAACTTAAACGAAGGCGTTAAGGTACTAATGAGTGGCCTTGATTACGAGCGTGTAGTACTTGCTGCTGGCCCACTTGGCATTATGCAAGCGTGTATGGATATAGTTGTGCCTTATATTCATGAGCGTAAACAGTTTGACACCCCTATTGGGCAATTTCAGTTAATTCAAGGCAAAGTAGCCGACATGTATACGCAAATGAATGCAGCGCGCTCATACGTTTATACTGTTGCAAAAGCCTGCGATCGCGGCGAAACCACCCGTAAAGATGCCGCAGGCGCCATTTTATATGCTGCTGAACTTGCCACCAAAATGGCGCTAGATGCCATTCAAATTTTAGGTGGGAACGGCTACATAAACGAATACGCCACAGGGCGCTTACTACGTGATGCCAAATTATACGAAATTGGCGCTGGCACTTCAGAAATTCGCCGCATGCTAATTGGCCGCGAACTATTCACCGAAAGCCGTTAA
- a CDS encoding carboxyl transferase domain-containing protein, protein MTILKSSVNPHDPTFVQNHKNMVALVDDLQSKVATISLGGGAALKERHEGRGKLFVRDRISTLLDEGSPFLEISQFAAFGVYEQEIACAGVVAGIGRVKGIECMIIANDATVKGGTYFPLTVKKHLRAQDIAERCHLPCIYLVDSGGANLPEQDDVFPDKLHFGRIFYNQARMSGKGIPQIAVVMGLCTAGGAYVPAMADESIIVKEQGTIFLAGPPLVKAATGEVVSAEDLGGADVHCKTSGVADHFAENDAHALSIARQCIERINYTRPTAPLLKQELEDVKPPRYDINELYGIVGTDLKKPFDVREVIARTVDDSSFDEFKRYFGETLVTGFASIYGNPVGIVANNGILFSESAQKGAHFIQLCAQRNIPLVFLQNITGFMVGKKYEAEGIAKHGAKMVMAVSCADVPKFTVLIGGSYGAGNYGMCGRAFEPTMMWMWPNARISVMGGEQAAGVLAQVKQDGLARKGHSMSEQEVSDFKKPIIDQYEEQGHPYYASARLWDDGIIDPADTRNVLGLALSAANNAPQQDSKFGVFRM, encoded by the coding sequence ATGACGATATTAAAATCGAGCGTTAATCCTCACGATCCTACTTTTGTTCAAAATCACAAAAACATGGTGGCTTTAGTTGATGATTTACAAAGCAAAGTGGCTACCATTAGCTTAGGCGGTGGTGCTGCATTAAAGGAGCGCCACGAAGGGCGAGGTAAATTATTTGTACGCGACCGCATTAGCACCTTATTAGATGAAGGCTCACCGTTTTTAGAAATTTCGCAATTTGCAGCCTTTGGTGTATACGAGCAAGAAATTGCCTGTGCAGGTGTAGTGGCAGGTATTGGCCGTGTTAAAGGCATTGAGTGCATGATCATTGCAAACGATGCCACGGTAAAAGGCGGTACGTACTTTCCGCTTACTGTTAAAAAGCATTTACGCGCACAAGACATAGCTGAGCGCTGCCACTTACCATGTATTTATTTAGTTGATTCGGGCGGTGCTAACCTGCCTGAGCAAGACGATGTATTTCCTGATAAATTGCATTTTGGCCGCATTTTTTACAATCAAGCTCGTATGTCGGGTAAAGGCATTCCTCAAATTGCTGTGGTAATGGGTTTATGTACCGCAGGCGGCGCATACGTACCCGCTATGGCGGATGAAAGCATAATTGTAAAAGAGCAAGGCACTATATTTTTAGCAGGCCCTCCCCTTGTAAAAGCAGCCACGGGTGAAGTAGTAAGCGCCGAAGACTTAGGCGGCGCCGATGTGCATTGCAAAACCTCAGGGGTTGCCGATCACTTTGCTGAAAATGACGCGCATGCGCTGTCTATTGCGCGCCAATGTATTGAGCGTATTAATTACACGCGCCCTACAGCGCCGTTACTTAAACAAGAGCTAGAGGATGTAAAACCACCCCGTTACGATATAAACGAGCTTTACGGCATTGTAGGCACCGACCTTAAAAAGCCGTTTGATGTACGCGAAGTAATAGCCCGCACAGTGGACGACTCATCATTTGATGAATTTAAACGTTACTTTGGTGAAACGCTGGTAACAGGTTTTGCCAGTATTTATGGTAACCCTGTAGGCATAGTGGCAAATAACGGTATTTTATTTAGTGAATCGGCGCAAAAAGGCGCGCACTTTATTCAGCTATGTGCACAGCGAAACATTCCTTTAGTGTTTTTACAAAATATTACCGGCTTTATGGTAGGTAAAAAATACGAAGCCGAAGGCATAGCAAAGCACGGCGCTAAAATGGTAATGGCGGTTTCGTGTGCCGATGTGCCTAAATTTACGGTACTAATTGGTGGCTCTTACGGCGCTGGTAACTACGGTATGTGTGGCCGAGCATTTGAACCAACAATGATGTGGATGTGGCCCAATGCCCGTATTTCAGTAATGGGTGGCGAGCAAGCCGCAGGCGTATTAGCGCAAGTTAAGCAAGATGGTTTAGCACGTAAAGGCCATAGCATGAGCGAGCAAGAAGTTAGCGATTTTAAAAAGCCAATTATTGATCAATACGAAGAGCAAGGCCATCCGTACTACGCAAGCGCGCGCTTGTGGGACGACGGCATTATTGATCCTGCCGATACCCGTAACGTATTAGGCCTTGCCTTAAGTGCAGCTAACAATGCACCACAGCAAGACTCTAAGTTTGGCGTATTTAGAATGTAA
- the mmsB gene encoding 3-hydroxyisobutyrate dehydrogenase: protein MTKLNIGFIGLGNMGGPMAANLIKAGHSVTAFDLNQSVLNELASKGAHAAENANTCATNADILISMLPAGKHVKSLYLGNNDDSGLINVLSKNTLVIDCSTIDAESARVVGSALGEQGISFVDAPVSGGVAGAAAGTLTFIVGGSKAAFNTAQPILSDMGKNIFHAGDIGAGQVAKICNNMLLSILMAGTSEALQMGINNGLDAKVLSDIMTASSGRNWTLELYNPCPGVMDTAPASNDYKPGFMVDLMAKDLGLAMESAQQSNSSTPMGSMAKNLYTMLQHQGAGSDDFSAIFKLFSK, encoded by the coding sequence ATGACTAAACTCAATATTGGTTTTATCGGCTTAGGTAATATGGGCGGCCCAATGGCGGCTAATTTAATTAAAGCTGGCCACAGTGTTACGGCATTCGATTTAAACCAGTCGGTCTTAAATGAACTTGCAAGCAAAGGTGCACACGCAGCTGAAAATGCAAATACATGTGCAACCAATGCCGATATACTTATCAGTATGTTGCCAGCAGGCAAACATGTTAAATCGCTTTATTTAGGTAATAACGACGACAGCGGTCTAATTAATGTGCTGAGCAAAAACACCCTAGTTATTGATTGCTCAACAATAGACGCAGAATCAGCCCGTGTGGTTGGCAGCGCACTTGGCGAGCAGGGCATTAGCTTTGTAGATGCACCAGTATCGGGCGGCGTTGCAGGCGCAGCGGCTGGCACGCTTACGTTTATAGTTGGTGGTAGTAAAGCTGCTTTTAACACAGCACAGCCAATACTCAGTGATATGGGTAAAAACATATTTCATGCAGGCGATATTGGCGCAGGGCAAGTTGCAAAAATATGTAACAACATGTTACTTAGCATTTTAATGGCAGGCACCAGCGAAGCCCTGCAAATGGGTATTAATAACGGCCTAGATGCAAAAGTACTCAGCGATATTATGACTGCAAGCTCTGGTCGTAACTGGACGCTTGAGCTTTACAACCCGTGCCCAGGCGTAATGGATACAGCCCCTGCTAGTAACGATTATAAACCAGGCTTTATGGTCGATTTAATGGCTAAAGATTTAGGCCTTGCCATGGAATCCGCGCAGCAAAGTAATTCATCAACCCCAATGGGCTCAATGGCTAAAAATTTATATACGATGCTGCAGCACCAAGGTGCAGGCAGTGATGATTTTAGTGCCATTTTTAAACTGTTTTCTAAGTAG
- a CDS encoding thiolase family protein produces the protein MTLESVVIVAAKRTPMGGFMGALTDAQSTELGATAIASALAQTGLANDAIDEVIMGCVLPAGLGQAPARQAMLKAGLALGTGATTINKVCGSGLKAAMLANDLIKAGSISSAIAGGMESMSNAPYFIPKARGGMRMGHGEIKDHMMSDGLEDAYDKKAMGCFAQDTADEYGIGREQMDAFALGSLSKANTAIENGSFENEIAPHTIKTRKGDVTVSIDEQPGNARPEKIPSLRAAFKKDGTITAANSSSISDGGAALILMSESKAKAQGLTPLCKIVAHSTHSQKPSEFTVAPVGAMNSVLEKAGWATTDVDLWEINEAFAMVTMLAINELKLDESKVNVNGGACALGHPIGASGARILVTLIHALKNRGLKKGIASLCIGGGEAVAMAVEAY, from the coding sequence ATGACTTTAGAATCAGTGGTAATTGTAGCAGCTAAGCGTACGCCTATGGGCGGCTTTATGGGCGCATTAACCGATGCACAATCTACCGAGCTTGGCGCTACCGCCATTGCAAGTGCACTGGCACAAACTGGTTTAGCTAATGATGCAATAGATGAAGTAATTATGGGTTGTGTTTTGCCAGCGGGTCTTGGCCAAGCGCCAGCTCGCCAAGCCATGTTAAAAGCAGGCCTTGCTCTGGGTACCGGTGCCACCACCATTAATAAAGTATGTGGTTCTGGTTTAAAAGCAGCCATGCTAGCAAACGACTTAATTAAAGCGGGCTCAATTAGCAGTGCAATTGCCGGCGGTATGGAAAGCATGAGTAATGCACCTTACTTTATACCTAAGGCGCGTGGTGGTATGCGTATGGGCCACGGTGAAATTAAAGATCACATGATGAGCGACGGCCTAGAAGATGCTTACGATAAGAAAGCAATGGGCTGTTTTGCACAAGACACCGCCGATGAATATGGTATTGGCCGTGAGCAAATGGATGCATTTGCACTAGGCTCGTTAAGTAAAGCTAATACAGCAATTGAAAATGGCAGCTTTGAAAACGAAATTGCCCCGCACACCATCAAAACCCGTAAAGGCGATGTAACCGTATCGATTGACGAGCAGCCGGGTAATGCCCGCCCAGAAAAAATTCCTAGCCTTCGTGCAGCCTTTAAAAAAGACGGCACCATTACGGCGGCTAATTCGTCGTCAATTTCTGATGGTGGCGCAGCACTTATATTAATGAGCGAATCAAAAGCAAAAGCGCAAGGCTTAACACCGCTTTGTAAAATTGTAGCGCACAGTACGCACTCTCAAAAACCAAGTGAATTTACGGTAGCGCCTGTAGGCGCAATGAACAGCGTGCTTGAAAAAGCAGGCTGGGCAACCACTGATGTTGACCTTTGGGAAATTAACGAAGCGTTTGCCATGGTAACTATGCTTGCCATTAACGAATTAAAGCTTGATGAGAGCAAAGTAAACGTAAATGGTGGCGCGTGTGCACTTGGCCACCCAATTGGTGCCAGCGGCGCGCGAATTTTAGTAACACTGATTCACGCCCTTAAAAACCGTGGCCTTAAAAAAGGAATTGCGTCTTTATGTATTGGTGGCGGCGAAGCCGTAGCCATGGCGGTAGAGGCTTACTAA